From one Spiroplasma endosymbiont of Panorpa germanica genomic stretch:
- a CDS encoding rhodanese-like domain-containing protein, translating into MKSMTFNEYIKVQDQARTIDVRTNSEVKTLLNFSWAENIYVEDLIRNYKSYFPDKNELIITVCNAGNRSGQAAQFLEEVGYSNAFVLTGGIYNYFRNKK; encoded by the coding sequence ATGAAATCAATGACATTTAACGAATATATCAAAGTGCAAGATCAAGCCCGCACAATCGATGTGAGGACTAACAGTGAGGTTAAAACCCTACTAAATTTTAGTTGGGCAGAAAATATTTATGTTGAGGACTTAATCAGAAATTATAAGAGCTATTTTCCTGATAAAAACGAGTTAATAATTACAGTTTGCAACGCTGGGAATCGAAGTGGCCAAGCTGCCCAATTTCTTGAAGAAGTTGGTTATTCCAACGCTTTTGTTTTAACCGGAGGAATTTATAATTACTTTAGAAACAAAAAATAA
- the trpS gene encoding tryptophan--tRNA ligase, with the protein MEKKRLISGITSTGKMTLGNYLGAMQQFVELQDKYEMMVFVANLHAIVLPIEAKVLKENIKSMVALYFACGLDPNKATVFLQSDVLEVTNLAWILSCNSTIGELERMTQFKDKSTKVRADNKTNFIPTGLLTYPTLMAADILIYDAQAVPVGKDQKQHIELTRNLAERMNNKFGDMFTIPEPIIRENGAKIMDLQEPSKKMSKSSLNPKSYIGLLDDLKQVENKIKAAITDSENVIRFDPVNKPGVSNLMTIYSCITKKTHSQIEKQFESKNYGEFKNEIALVVVELLSGIQEKYQKFYNSNEVDEWLQNGAVKARELARRKLEKVEWKVGLKYKK; encoded by the coding sequence ATGGAAAAGAAAAGATTAATTTCAGGAATTACAAGTACTGGGAAAATGACACTAGGTAATTACCTAGGTGCAATGCAACAATTTGTGGAATTACAAGACAAATACGAGATGATGGTTTTTGTCGCAAATTTACACGCAATAGTTTTACCAATTGAAGCTAAGGTGCTTAAAGAAAACATCAAGAGCATGGTGGCACTTTATTTCGCTTGTGGATTAGATCCAAATAAAGCTACTGTCTTTCTGCAAAGTGATGTTTTAGAAGTTACTAACTTAGCTTGAATTTTATCTTGTAATTCAACAATTGGAGAACTTGAGAGAATGACTCAATTTAAAGATAAGTCGACAAAAGTCCGTGCTGATAATAAAACTAACTTTATTCCCACTGGTTTGTTAACTTATCCAACATTGATGGCTGCAGACATTCTAATTTATGACGCACAAGCTGTACCTGTTGGTAAAGATCAAAAACAACATATTGAACTTACCAGGAATTTAGCAGAACGTATGAATAATAAATTTGGAGATATGTTTACTATTCCAGAGCCAATTATAAGAGAAAACGGGGCTAAAATTATGGATTTGCAAGAGCCAAGCAAGAAGATGTCAAAGTCATCTTTAAATCCTAAATCTTATATCGGTCTATTAGATGATTTAAAACAAGTCGAAAATAAAATTAAAGCCGCAATTACTGATAGTGAAAACGTTATTAGATTTGATCCAGTAAATAAGCCAGGGGTTAGCAATTTAATGACAATTTATAGTTGCATTACTAAAAAAACTCATTCACAAATCGAAAAGCAATTTGAGAGCAAAAATTATGGGGAATTCAAAAACGAAATTGCCCTGGTTGTAGTTGAACTATTAAGTGGAATTCAAGAGAAATATCAAAAATTCTACAACTCCAACGAAGTTGATGAATGGCTCCAAAATGGAGCTGTCAAAGCAAGAGAACTTGCTCGCAGAAAACTTGAAAAAGTTGAATGAAAAGTCGGATTAAAATATAAAAAATAA
- the oppB gene encoding oligopeptide ABC transporter permease OppB, with the protein MEEKKKIDFDLESNNFCLDDEIMHTKSSIWTKMKFSLSSAKSNTDEFWERFPLIGYSLRRILFALITLLLAVCVVFIMLRLQTPDEVYMGNIDYNKLGISYGDDEYYRLLAMRKAMFKVDGPLLTQLWNYILNIIPFIPKEVIVNGTASILPSGEIVLTGDKVIKWFYLGEVFSTGVSEPGKTVTSVFAEAIPYSFAFGTVAMVFSYGIGVPLGILSAKSKEKALDNSINTASIVFTAIPPVVFVVGIYLISINVFGAHGLFSSGTFDTKFWPTLTLVLMIMPPIIISTRRYVIDEMTADYTKFALSKGLTNTYVFNIHIFRNAGIRIFRTLPAAFVGTIFGSSIFTEQNWAIPGMSKFIVSGVAAKDSFVVMGYIVFSASVGIITTLIADIIMASLDPRIKLTK; encoded by the coding sequence ATGGAAGAAAAAAAGAAAATCGATTTCGATTTAGAGTCAAATAATTTCTGTCTTGATGATGAAATTATGCACACCAAATCTTCTATCTGAACAAAGATGAAATTCAGCCTTTCAAGTGCTAAAAGTAATACCGACGAATTTTGGGAGCGTTTTCCTTTAATCGGATATTCTTTAAGAAGAATTCTGTTCGCTTTAATTACTTTGCTATTAGCTGTTTGTGTTGTATTTATTATGCTAAGATTACAAACCCCCGATGAAGTTTATATGGGAAATATTGACTATAACAAATTAGGAATCTCATATGGAGATGATGAGTACTATCGTTTGCTTGCAATGCGAAAAGCGATGTTTAAAGTGGATGGTCCGCTTTTAACTCAACTTTGAAACTATATTTTAAACATTATCCCATTTATTCCAAAGGAAGTTATTGTTAACGGAACTGCAAGTATCTTACCTTCAGGAGAAATTGTTTTAACTGGAGATAAAGTAATTAAATGATTCTACTTAGGAGAAGTTTTCTCAACTGGAGTTTCAGAGCCAGGAAAAACCGTAACAAGTGTATTTGCCGAAGCTATTCCTTACTCATTTGCTTTTGGAACTGTGGCGATGGTTTTCTCATATGGAATCGGAGTGCCGCTTGGAATTCTTTCAGCTAAAAGCAAAGAGAAAGCTTTGGATAATTCAATTAATACAGCCAGCATAGTTTTTACAGCAATTCCCCCAGTAGTATTTGTGGTTGGAATTTATCTAATATCTATTAATGTCTTTGGGGCGCACGGACTATTTAGTTCAGGCACATTCGACACCAAATTTTGGCCAACATTAACTCTTGTGTTAATGATTATGCCACCAATCATAATATCAACAAGAAGGTATGTAATCGATGAAATGACAGCGGACTATACTAAATTCGCGCTTTCAAAAGGATTAACAAATACTTACGTTTTTAACATTCATATTTTCAGAAATGCTGGAATCAGAATTTTTAGAACTTTACCAGCCGCATTTGTGGGAACCATTTTTGGTTCAAGTATTTTTACCGAACAGAATTGAGCAATTCCAGGAATGAGTAAATTCATTGTTTCAGGAGTAGCTGCTAAAGACTCATTTGTAGTTATGGGATACATAGTTTTCTCAGCCTCAGTGGGTATAATAACAACTCTAATTGCAGATATAATTATGGCTTCATTAGATCCACGTATTAAATTAACTAAATAA
- the oppC gene encoding oligopeptide ABC transporter permease OppC gives MPDQKIDKSSTEDFDIEKIDQDLFQIIGPQNEENERITSKPYSYWKTVGSILCKNWIFLVCSAVLLVIILLAAIVPIGKIAVPKPGDITWDITQKDPSWDHWFGLGIQGEDFWNKIWIGTRTTLIFAVTISVIQIILGVVIGSIWGYYRRLDILFIEITRFMSLVPTLILWLIIIFAFGQSWIVIVFAVSIVSWIGMAEIIRIQIILVKNTEYNIASRTLATPGYKIIGRNIMPKILPIIIQTASFSIPGAIAIDSTLNYFNFGFIKGRENTSLGKILNEVLANSAWQDFPHLIIIPVAMIAGISIIVFLVGRVFADSLDPKNHR, from the coding sequence ATGCCAGATCAAAAAATCGACAAAAGTTCTACAGAAGATTTTGATATTGAAAAAATCGATCAAGATCTTTTCCAAATAATCGGACCTCAAAATGAAGAAAACGAGAGAATTACATCAAAACCATATAGTTATTGAAAAACTGTCGGATCAATTTTATGCAAGAACTGAATTTTTCTTGTATGTTCTGCAGTTCTACTGGTTATTATTCTATTAGCAGCGATTGTTCCAATTGGAAAAATAGCCGTTCCTAAACCTGGAGATATCACTTGAGATATCACTCAAAAAGATCCTTCTTGAGATCACTGATTTGGATTAGGAATCCAAGGAGAAGATTTTTGAAATAAAATTTGAATCGGAACTAGAACCACTTTAATTTTTGCTGTTACAATTTCAGTAATTCAAATTATTTTAGGAGTTGTGATTGGCTCAATCTGAGGGTACTATCGTCGTTTAGATATTTTATTTATTGAGATAACTCGTTTCATGAGTTTGGTTCCAACATTAATTTTATGGTTAATTATCATTTTTGCTTTTGGACAATCTTGAATCGTCATAGTTTTTGCGGTTTCAATTGTTAGTTGAATCGGGATGGCTGAAATTATTCGAATACAAATCATCTTGGTGAAAAATACTGAATATAATATCGCTTCAAGAACTCTAGCAACCCCAGGATATAAAATTATTGGACGTAACATTATGCCAAAAATTTTACCAATTATTATTCAAACAGCATCATTTTCAATTCCAGGAGCCATAGCCATTGATTCAACTCTGAATTACTTCAACTTTGGTTTCATTAAAGGAAGAGAAAACACATCATTAGGGAAAATCTTAAATGAAGTATTAGCTAATAGTGCTTGACAAGATTTCCCACACTTAATAATAATTCCCGTAGCAATGATAGCAGGTATATCAATTATAGTATTCTTAGTGGGTCGTGTATTTGCCGATTCTCTAGATCCTAAAAACCATCGTTAA
- a CDS encoding ribonuclease J, which translates to MSVIKFMALGGQDERGKNLFIVDVDDELFIFDSGIKFPEKGILGIDIVIPNLEFIKNNKHKVKGVFISNPAAYNAGSINYILREVDVPVYCNELTTLVLKYKTQKFRLKNRENNFKIVKDKEIIKVGKLEVEVFRTTSSFPESFGFAIKTDQGAIVYIGDYIIDGKEQSYFSTDIHHLNKISENGVLALISDAECASRKAYTVPNHKIEAKIAGPMKEKARLIIGIFEEDIFKFSEIAREAIKNNRKMAIYGRSLATILESPIIKNKLNISEENIFSINDFMESDNGILLVTGTGDLLYSRLAKIATGNDTVIEFTEKDIIILATPPAPGVEMRHAQILDELARTNAKLVVLSEKNIWAMHASFEDIKLMTKIMNPKFFIPVKALYKDFLQAEQAAVEAGVKPENVGLMDNGRVLTISQSGKLVFSKEEIKTGDIYVDGTGVGDIGAVVLNERKQLATDGVIIVGANLNENDKELTSLIDIQMRGVIYINDDNPIFKLMQKNVVDILDKAKEDFKKKPESFDLNMIKREIISKMRSIVKQDTGKQPIVLVIINEITGSVFEPRRYNSRQKTTD; encoded by the coding sequence ATGTCAGTAATTAAATTTATGGCCCTAGGAGGTCAAGACGAGCGCGGTAAAAATTTATTTATCGTTGATGTGGATGATGAACTATTCATCTTTGATTCAGGTATTAAATTTCCCGAAAAGGGAATTCTTGGAATTGATATAGTAATTCCTAATCTTGAATTTATCAAAAATAATAAACATAAAGTAAAAGGGGTTTTTATTTCAAATCCAGCTGCTTATAATGCGGGTTCTATTAATTATATTTTACGCGAAGTGGATGTTCCAGTTTATTGTAATGAATTAACAACATTAGTATTGAAATATAAAACTCAAAAATTCCGCTTGAAAAATCGTGAAAACAACTTTAAAATCGTGAAAGATAAAGAAATAATAAAAGTAGGAAAATTAGAAGTTGAAGTTTTTAGAACAACATCAAGCTTTCCTGAGTCATTTGGTTTTGCTATCAAAACCGATCAAGGAGCCATTGTTTACATTGGGGATTATATAATTGATGGAAAAGAACAATCATACTTTTCAACAGATATTCACCATCTAAATAAAATTTCAGAAAATGGGGTTTTAGCTTTAATTAGTGACGCAGAATGTGCTTCAAGAAAAGCTTACACAGTGCCAAATCATAAAATTGAAGCTAAAATTGCTGGTCCAATGAAGGAAAAAGCTAGATTAATTATTGGAATTTTTGAAGAAGATATTTTCAAATTTTCAGAAATAGCTCGAGAAGCTATTAAAAATAATCGTAAAATGGCGATTTATGGAAGATCATTGGCAACTATTTTAGAATCACCAATTATCAAAAACAAATTGAATATTTCCGAGGAAAACATTTTCTCAATTAATGATTTTATGGAATCAGATAATGGAATTCTTTTAGTAACTGGAACAGGAGACTTGCTTTACTCGCGTCTAGCCAAAATAGCTACTGGAAACGATACTGTTATTGAGTTCACAGAAAAAGATATTATTATTTTAGCAACCCCACCAGCCCCTGGAGTTGAAATGCGTCATGCTCAAATTCTTGATGAATTGGCTCGAACAAATGCCAAATTAGTTGTTCTAAGTGAAAAAAACATTTGAGCAATGCATGCCAGTTTTGAAGATATTAAGTTAATGACCAAAATTATGAATCCTAAATTCTTTATACCAGTTAAAGCGCTTTATAAGGACTTCCTTCAAGCTGAGCAAGCAGCTGTTGAAGCTGGTGTTAAACCTGAAAATGTTGGTTTAATGGATAATGGAAGAGTTTTAACAATTAGCCAGTCAGGAAAATTGGTTTTCTCAAAAGAGGAAATTAAAACTGGAGACATTTATGTTGATGGTACTGGAGTTGGAGATATTGGAGCTGTCGTTTTAAACGAAAGAAAACAATTAGCGACTGATGGGGTTATTATTGTTGGGGCCAATTTGAATGAAAATGATAAAGAATTGACAAGTTTAATTGACATTCAAATGCGTGGAGTAATCTATATCAATGATGACAACCCAATCTTTAAACTAATGCAAAAAAACGTTGTGGATATTTTAGATAAAGCAAAAGAAGACTTTAAGAAAAAACCTGAAAGCTTTGACTTAAATATGATCAAACGTGAAATCATTTCTAAAATGAGAAGTATTGTCAAACAAGACACAGGTAAACAACCAATTGTTTTAGTAATAATTAACGAAATCACAGGTTCAGTATTTGAACCTAGACGATATAATTCTAGACAAAAAACAACAGATTAA